The proteins below are encoded in one region of Chaetodon trifascialis isolate fChaTrf1 chromosome 11, fChaTrf1.hap1, whole genome shotgun sequence:
- the stk25b gene encoding serine/threonine-protein kinase 25: MAHLRDMQNQNTRLDPEEYFTKQERIGKGSFGEVYKGINNRTKEVVAIKIIDLEEAEDEIEDIQQEITVLSQCDSPFVTKYYGSYLKGTKLWIIMEYLGGGSALDLLRPGPLEETYIATILREILKGLEYLHSERKIHRDIKAANVLLSEQGDVKLADFGVAGQLTDTQIKRNTFVGTPFWMAPEVIKQSAYDFKADIWSLGITAIELAKGEPPNSDLHPMRVLFLIPKNTPPTLEGPYSKPFKEFVEACLNKDPRFRPTAKELLKHKFITRYTKKTAYLTELIDRYRRWKSEGHGEESSSDDSDMDADGDVDTCPMWTFPTVRPNSMNKLQKGYTHTESESGDSVKRQPKSQCLSALVTPIFRELKEKRRASGGGVGAIEELENAFNLAEESCPGISDRLVTHMMERVCRFSLNGNTTPSTR, translated from the exons ATGGCACACCTTCGAGACATGCAAAACCAG AATACCCGATTGGACCCCGAGGAGTACTTCACCAAGCAGGAGCGGATTGGGAAGGGTTCCTTCGGAGAGGTCTACAAAGGCATCAACAACCGCACCAAGGAGGTGGTGGCGATTAAAATTATAGATCtggaagaggcagaggatgagATCGAAGACATTCAACAGGAGATCACAGTGCTGAGCCAGTGTGATAGCCCTTTTGTTACCAAGTATTATGGATCATACCTGAAG GGGACCAAGCTGTGGATTATCATGGAGTATTTAGGTGGAGGGTCTGCTCTGGATCTG CTCCGTCCAGGGCCTCTTGAAGAGACTTACATTGCTACTATACTGAGGGAAATACTGAAGGGGCTGGAGTATCTGCACTCTGAAAGGAAGATCCACAGAGATATCAAAG CTGCCAATGTGCTCTTGTCGGAGCAGGGCGACGTGAAGCTGGCAGATTTCGGGGTGGCGGGACAGCTGACAGATACCCAGATTAAGAGAAACACATTTGTTGGCACGCCTTTCTGGATGGCTCCAGAGGTTATCAAACAGTCAGCCTACGACTTCAAG GCTGATATTTGGTCCCTGGGAATCACTGCCATTGAGCTGGCTAAAGGGGAACCTCCCAACTCAGACCTACACCCTATGAGGGTCCTTTTCCTCATCCCGAAAAACACTCCACCCACACTTGAGGGACCTTACAGCAAGCCCTTCAAAGAGTTTGTGGAGGCTTGTCTAAATAAAGACCCTCGTTTT AGGCCAACAGCCAAAGAGCTCCTGAAGCACAAGTTCATCACACGTTACACCAAGAAGACGGCCTATCTGACAGAGCTGATTGACCGCTACCGCCGCTGGAAGTCAGAGGGGCACGGGGAGGAATCCAGCTCTGACGACTCAGATAT GGATGCTGATGGTGATGTGGATACATGTCCAATGTGGACCTTCCCCACAGTCAGACCCAACTCAATGAACAAGTTACAGAagggctacacacacacagagtctgag TCAGGCGATTCGGTGAAAAGGCAACCCAAGTCACAATGCTTGTCCGCTTTGGTAACACCCATCTTCAGAGAG TTGAAGGAGAAGCGGCGGGCGAGTGGCGGGGGTGTAGGAGCCATTGAGGAGCTGGAAAATGCCTTCAACTTGGCCGAGGAGTCGTGTCCGGGCATCTCCGACCGCCTTGTCACACACATGATGGAGAGAGTGTGCAG GTTTTCTTTAAATGGTAACACCACCCCGTCTACGCGGTGA